One Tamlana carrageenivorans genomic region harbors:
- a CDS encoding 3-ketoacyl-ACP reductase — protein sequence MTTLKNKKAIITGGSRGLGKATALAFAQEGIDVAITGRNEKLLKETVAEIEALGVKATYAAFDVGNYEDVKIVIKELIETLGGVDILVNNAGIAAFGTLNDMPVDQWTQIIQTNVMGMYYVTKEVLPNLIHQNDGEIINVSSTAGLNGNASTSAYSASKFAVIGMSESLMKEVRKNNIRVCTLTPSTIASDMSIDLGIATKDSEDSVLQPEDFAQLIVAGLKLPKRAMLKSAALWSTNP from the coding sequence ATGACAACATTAAAAAATAAAAAAGCCATAATTACAGGTGGCAGCCGAGGATTAGGAAAAGCCACAGCACTTGCTTTTGCACAAGAAGGCATTGATGTCGCTATAACAGGTAGAAATGAAAAACTTCTAAAAGAAACCGTTGCCGAAATTGAAGCTTTAGGCGTTAAGGCCACCTATGCTGCCTTTGACGTTGGTAATTATGAAGATGTTAAGATAGTCATTAAAGAACTTATTGAAACATTAGGAGGCGTTGATATTTTAGTAAACAATGCTGGAATTGCGGCTTTTGGTACTTTAAATGATATGCCAGTCGACCAATGGACTCAAATAATTCAAACCAATGTTATGGGCATGTATTATGTCACCAAAGAAGTTTTACCAAACTTAATCCATCAAAACGATGGCGAAATCATAAATGTGTCATCAACAGCTGGATTAAATGGAAACGCAAGTACTTCGGCGTATTCTGCTTCAAAATTTGCGGTTATCGGCATGTCGGAATCCTTAATGAAGGAAGTCCGTAAAAATAACATTCGAGTGTGTACATTAACGCCCAGCACCATTGCATCAGACATGTCTATCGACCTAGGCATTGCCACTAAAGATTCGGAAGACAGCGTTTTACAACCCGAAGATTTTGCTCAACTTATTGTTGCAGGTTTAAAATTACCAAAGCGCGC